A single window of Leptolyngbya ohadii IS1 DNA harbors:
- the obgE gene encoding GTPase ObgE, producing the protein MQFIDQAEIEVQAGSGGDGMVAFRREKYVPAGGPAGGNGGAGGSIYLKAVENLQTLLDFRYARIFKAKDGQRGGPKNMTGASADDLYIEVPCGTVVYEIETDEIIGDLVTPGQTLLVAQGGKGGLGNRHFLSNRNRAPENALPGLPGEERAIRLELKLLAEVGIIGLPNAGKSTLISALSAARPKIADYPFTTLIPNLGVVRKPTGDGTVFADIPGLIEGAHLGSGLGHDFLRHIERTRLLLHLIDVTAEDPIAAYETIQGELEAYDRGLPDRPQIIGINKIDALPPDSTLPHELAEELHQRSGCPVFIVSAVSGSGLEDMLQTVWDMLDEIKAAEAIEVEEPRIETEFVCQEL; encoded by the coding sequence ATGCAGTTTATCGATCAGGCAGAAATTGAAGTTCAGGCGGGTTCCGGCGGAGACGGCATGGTTGCCTTCCGGCGGGAGAAATATGTGCCTGCGGGCGGTCCTGCGGGCGGCAATGGCGGGGCAGGTGGATCGATTTACCTGAAGGCAGTGGAAAATCTACAAACCCTGCTGGACTTCCGGTACGCCCGCATTTTCAAGGCAAAAGATGGTCAACGGGGCGGTCCCAAGAATATGACGGGAGCCTCGGCGGACGATCTGTACATCGAAGTGCCCTGCGGTACGGTGGTCTACGAGATCGAAACGGATGAGATCATTGGCGATCTGGTGACACCGGGACAAACCCTGCTCGTCGCGCAAGGCGGCAAAGGGGGACTGGGCAACCGCCACTTCCTCAGCAACCGCAACCGTGCCCCGGAAAACGCCCTACCCGGACTCCCCGGAGAGGAACGCGCCATCCGGCTGGAATTGAAGCTGCTGGCAGAAGTGGGAATTATTGGACTTCCGAATGCAGGCAAATCGACGCTGATTTCTGCCCTCTCTGCTGCCCGTCCTAAAATTGCCGACTATCCCTTTACCACGCTGATTCCCAATCTGGGTGTGGTTCGCAAGCCCACCGGAGACGGCACAGTATTCGCCGACATCCCCGGACTGATCGAAGGGGCACACCTGGGGTCCGGACTGGGACACGATTTTCTGCGCCACATTGAGCGAACCCGCCTGCTGCTGCACCTGATCGACGTCACCGCCGAAGACCCAATCGCCGCCTACGAAACCATCCAGGGAGAACTGGAAGCATACGATCGCGGCTTACCCGATCGCCCTCAAATTATCGGCATTAACAAAATTGATGCCCTGCCGCCCGATAGCACCCTGCCCCACGAACTCGCGGAAGAACTGCATCAGCGCAGCGGTTGTCCGGTGTTTATTGTTTCTGCTGTGTCGGGGAGCGGCTTAGAGGATATGCTGCAAACCGTCTGGGACATGCTGGACGAGATCAAGGCAGCGGAGGCGATCGAGGTTGAGGAACCAAGAATTGAAACGGAGTTTGTGTGTCAGGAGTTATAG
- the mutS gene encoding DNA mismatch repair protein MutS yields the protein MTDSASPDRQSDQPEKIDLTELTKDIPDRLIKYAVRYANHRDVKREDLTPMIRHYVEMKDQYPHALLLYRVGDFFETFFQDAIAVARELELLLTAKDAGQKIGKVPLAGIPHHALERYCALLVEKGYAVAVCDQTEDADEAQGRLVQREVTRVITPGTVLEEGMLNARRNNFLAAVVIAGNYWGLAIADISTGEFLTTQASELEQLTQELMRLQPSEVLFPTNAPDLGELLRPGEKSSHLPDCLPPQFCYTLRPQTPFLLTEARQRILERFRVRSLEGMGCEHLSLAVRAAGGLLEYLEDTSERKVGDVPAHQILLQPLCTYTITEFLTIDHQTRRNLEITQTVRDGTFHGSLLWAIDKTVTAMGSRALRRWLLQPLLDIRSIEERQETIQELIENTSLRQTLQQLLKQIYDLERLTGRAGSGTANARDLVALAESIDRLPDLADLVKSAQSPYLVAVQDVPDVLLELGTKLKAHLKENPPIHLQEGHLIKDGVNEELDRLRQQIDTDQKWIAELETIERERTGIPNLKVSFNKTFGYYISISRAKAGEKVPDGYTRKQTLTNEERYITVELKDKETALQIAKEQSNKLEYDLFVNLRSFVSDQAAPIRQVAQAIAAIDALCSLAEVAAFRGYCRPQITPTRELSITDGRHPVVEQSLPAGFFVPNSTEMGGELTHDEPSPDLIVLTGPNASGKSCYLRQVGLIQLLAQVGSFVPASDATLGVCDRIFTRVGAVDDLATGQSTFMVEMNETANILNHATERSLVLLDEIGRGTATFDGLSIAWAVAEHLAMAIRARTIFATHYHELNELASILSNVANYQVTVKELPDQIIFLHQVRPGGADRSYGIEAGRLAGLPASVIDRARQVMTQIEKHSRIAVGLRQGTLPKAERKVQERNGKYSRVGVDPNEQLDIFGQAN from the coding sequence ATGACGGACTCTGCATCTCCTGACCGCCAATCCGATCAGCCCGAAAAAATAGACCTCACAGAACTCACCAAAGACATCCCCGATCGACTGATCAAGTATGCCGTCCGCTATGCCAACCACCGGGACGTGAAGCGGGAAGATCTAACTCCGATGATCCGGCACTACGTGGAGATGAAGGATCAGTATCCCCATGCGCTGCTGCTGTATCGGGTGGGCGATTTCTTTGAGACGTTTTTTCAGGATGCGATCGCCGTTGCCCGTGAACTGGAGCTATTGCTGACGGCGAAGGATGCGGGGCAGAAAATCGGCAAGGTTCCCCTGGCTGGCATTCCCCACCATGCGCTAGAGCGTTACTGTGCGCTGCTAGTGGAAAAGGGCTATGCGGTGGCAGTATGCGACCAGACCGAAGATGCGGACGAGGCACAGGGTCGGCTGGTACAGCGGGAAGTGACCCGTGTGATTACGCCCGGAACCGTCCTGGAAGAGGGAATGCTGAACGCGCGACGCAATAACTTTCTGGCAGCGGTGGTGATTGCCGGAAATTACTGGGGACTGGCGATCGCCGATATCTCCACAGGCGAATTCCTCACGACCCAGGCAAGCGAACTGGAGCAGTTGACCCAGGAACTCATGCGGCTTCAGCCTTCCGAGGTGCTGTTTCCCACGAATGCGCCGGACTTGGGGGAACTGCTGCGACCGGGGGAGAAATCCTCCCATCTGCCGGACTGTCTGCCGCCCCAATTTTGCTACACCCTGCGTCCCCAAACGCCGTTTTTGCTCACGGAAGCCCGTCAGCGGATCTTAGAGCGGTTCCGGGTACGATCGCTGGAAGGCATGGGCTGCGAGCATTTATCCCTGGCGGTGAGGGCAGCGGGGGGACTGCTGGAATACCTGGAAGATACTTCGGAGCGCAAGGTGGGGGACGTTCCCGCCCATCAAATTCTGCTTCAGCCCCTCTGCACTTATACGATCACGGAATTTTTGACGATCGATCACCAGACTCGTCGGAATCTCGAAATTACTCAGACAGTACGGGACGGTACGTTTCACGGTTCTCTGCTGTGGGCGATCGACAAAACGGTAACGGCAATGGGAAGTCGGGCGTTGCGGCGCTGGCTGCTTCAGCCGTTGCTGGACATTCGATCGATCGAGGAACGGCAGGAAACGATTCAGGAACTCATTGAGAATACTTCGCTGCGGCAAACCCTTCAGCAGCTACTCAAGCAGATTTACGACTTAGAGCGATTAACCGGACGCGCCGGATCGGGAACCGCCAACGCCAGGGATCTGGTGGCACTTGCTGAGTCGATCGATCGCCTACCAGACTTAGCGGACCTGGTGAAGTCTGCCCAATCGCCCTATCTGGTTGCTGTGCAGGATGTCCCCGATGTGTTGCTGGAACTCGGCACGAAGCTCAAGGCACACCTGAAGGAGAATCCGCCGATCCATTTGCAGGAAGGGCACTTAATCAAAGATGGTGTAAACGAAGAACTCGATCGCCTGCGTCAGCAAATCGACACCGATCAAAAATGGATTGCCGAACTGGAAACGATCGAGCGGGAGCGGACGGGCATTCCCAATCTAAAGGTCAGCTTTAACAAAACCTTCGGCTACTACATCAGCATTTCGCGGGCGAAGGCAGGGGAGAAAGTGCCGGACGGCTACACCCGCAAGCAGACCCTTACGAACGAAGAACGCTACATCACCGTCGAGCTGAAGGACAAGGAAACTGCCCTGCAAATTGCCAAAGAGCAGTCCAACAAGCTGGAATACGACCTGTTTGTGAATTTGCGATCGTTCGTCAGCGATCAGGCGGCTCCGATTCGGCAGGTGGCACAGGCAATTGCGGCGATCGATGCCCTCTGTTCCCTGGCAGAAGTGGCGGCATTTCGCGGCTACTGTCGTCCCCAAATTACGCCGACGCGGGAGCTATCGATTACGGACGGACGGCATCCGGTGGTCGAACAGTCTTTGCCTGCCGGATTCTTTGTGCCCAATTCTACCGAGATGGGCGGCGAACTCACCCACGACGAACCTTCCCCCGATTTGATTGTCTTAACTGGACCCAACGCCAGCGGCAAAAGCTGCTATCTGCGGCAGGTCGGACTGATCCAGCTTCTCGCCCAGGTCGGCAGTTTCGTTCCCGCCAGCGACGCAACGTTAGGCGTGTGCGATCGCATCTTTACCCGCGTGGGAGCCGTAGACGATCTGGCAACGGGACAGTCTACCTTCATGGTGGAAATGAACGAAACTGCCAACATTCTCAACCACGCCACGGAACGATCGCTCGTGCTGCTAGACGAAATTGGACGAGGCACAGCCACCTTTGATGGACTGTCGATCGCCTGGGCAGTAGCGGAACATCTGGCAATGGCAATCCGCGCCCGCACCATTTTTGCCACCCACTACCACGAACTGAACGAGCTAGCCTCCATCCTGTCGAACGTGGCGAACTATCAGGTGACAGTCAAGGAACTTCCCGATCAGATTATCTTCCTGCACCAGGTGCGCCCCGGTGGAGCCGATCGCTCCTATGGCATCGAAGCCGGACGACTGGCGGGATTACCTGCCTCCGTAATCGATCGAGCCCGTCAGGTAATGACCCAGATCGAAAAGCATTCCCGCATTGCGGTGGGTCTGCGGCAGGGAACATTACCCAAAGCCGAGCGCAAGGTACAGGAGCGCAACGGAAAATATAGTCGCGTCGGAGTCGATCCGAACGAGCAGCTAGATATTTTCGGTCAGGCAAATTAG
- a CDS encoding DUF1830 domain-containing protein, translating into MAQIFDPLPVDAFDPILCCYVNATSKIQIGRITNIANWYFERVIFPGQRLVFEALPQAQLEIHSGAMASAILADIIPCERLRIEAALEEELGMSVHEESIESHPRDQNSLATAATVD; encoded by the coding sequence ATGGCGCAAATCTTTGATCCCCTTCCCGTCGATGCATTCGACCCGATTCTCTGCTGCTATGTGAACGCGACCAGCAAAATCCAGATTGGCAGAATTACGAACATTGCCAACTGGTACTTCGAGCGCGTCATTTTCCCCGGACAGCGGCTCGTGTTTGAAGCATTGCCTCAGGCACAGCTTGAAATTCATTCCGGCGCAATGGCAAGTGCAATCCTGGCGGATATCATTCCCTGCGAACGGCTGAGAATTGAGGCAGCTCTGGAAGAAGAGTTGGGAATGAGCGTCCATGAAGAATCGATTGAATCCCATCCGAGAGACCAGAATTCCCTAGCAACCGCTGCAACGGTAGATTAA
- the trmL gene encoding tRNA (uridine(34)/cytosine(34)/5-carboxymethylaminomethyluridine(34)-2'-O)-methyltransferase TrmL: MPQVVLVHPQIPPNTGNIARTCAATKTPLHLVGPLGFEISDRYLKRAGLDYWEYVDLHYHASLEDFVAESQKQGGRWIGFSTSGRCSHAEFEYRSDDWLLFGCETTGLPPHVLESCHSLVRIPMAHPKVRSLNLSVSVAIGLFEARRQLGELEDWSL, encoded by the coding sequence ATGCCGCAGGTTGTTCTGGTTCATCCCCAAATTCCACCGAATACGGGCAATATCGCTCGCACCTGCGCCGCCACGAAAACACCGCTGCATCTAGTAGGTCCGCTAGGGTTTGAGATTAGCGATCGATATTTGAAGCGAGCCGGACTGGACTACTGGGAATACGTTGATTTGCACTACCACGCTTCACTGGAAGACTTTGTGGCAGAAAGCCAGAAACAGGGCGGTCGCTGGATTGGGTTTAGCACGTCCGGACGCTGTAGCCACGCTGAATTTGAATATCGATCGGATGACTGGCTGCTGTTTGGCTGTGAGACGACGGGCTTGCCGCCCCATGTGCTGGAGTCTTGCCATTCCCTGGTGCGAATTCCGATGGCGCATCCCAAAGTTCGGAGCCTCAATCTTTCGGTCAGTGTGGCGATCGGACTGTTTGAGGCACGCAGGCAGCTTGGTGAGTTAGAGGATTGGAGTCTCTAA
- a CDS encoding DUF309 domain-containing protein: protein MSDIAGETIPPEFWQGVQEFNQGQFYDCHDTLEAIWMQSGEPEKTFYQGVLQIAVALYHLSNQNSRGAMILLGEGMNRLRRYEPVYSGINVSSLIEESEDLLATLYDASIDRIAEMATQVRSLAEGGGGCDFPVPRIEGSGE, encoded by the coding sequence ATGAGCGACATCGCAGGCGAAACCATTCCGCCGGAATTCTGGCAGGGCGTTCAGGAATTCAACCAGGGACAGTTCTACGACTGCCACGATACCCTCGAAGCCATCTGGATGCAGTCCGGCGAACCGGAAAAGACTTTCTACCAGGGCGTCCTGCAAATCGCCGTTGCCCTCTATCACCTCAGCAATCAAAACTCACGCGGTGCAATGATCCTGCTGGGCGAGGGAATGAACCGCCTGCGCCGATACGAACCCGTTTATTCCGGAATCAACGTCTCTTCCCTGATAGAAGAAAGTGAAGACCTGCTTGCCACCCTCTACGATGCCTCGATCGATCGGATTGCGGAGATGGCGACTCAGGTTCGGAGTTTGGCGGAAGGGGGTGGGGGATGTGATTTTCCGGTGCCGAGGATTGAGGGGAGTGGGGAGTAG
- a CDS encoding photosystem II high light acclimation radical SAM protein gives MNDRILYVRLPCNPIFPIGVVYLADHVHKLFPDVAQRIFDLGTIPPLDFGSALDRCIDEFKPTMIVYSWRDIQIYAPVGGRGGNPLQNAFEFYYARNPFTRLRGALGGLRMVSSYLTELWRNQNLIQRGLKRARRYSPQVRTVVGGGAVSVFYEQLGKVLPQGTIISVGEGEALLEKLLRGQDFSNERCYVVGETTPRDRLIHEQPAPLEKTACNYDYIAEIWSDFDYYLQEGDFYIGVQTKRGCPHNCCYCVYTVVEGKQVRINPAEEVVEEMRQLYDRGVRNFWFTDAQFIPARRFMGDAIELLQKIMDAGMTDIHWASYIRADNLTPELCDLMVKTGMNYFEIGITSGSQELVRKMRMGYNLRTVLQNCRDLKAAGFNDLVSINYSFNVIDETFDTIRQTIAYHREMERIFGADKVEPAIFFIGLQPHTHLEDYAFKNNILKRGYNPLAIYFPWVAKKLLWNPEPLGSFFGEVCLEAWRRNPNDFGREVMNILEERLGVAPLEEALTAPIDSKATKELTAV, from the coding sequence ATGAACGATCGCATCCTCTACGTGCGCCTGCCCTGCAACCCGATTTTTCCGATCGGCGTGGTGTATCTGGCAGATCACGTTCACAAGCTCTTTCCCGATGTAGCTCAGCGGATTTTCGACCTGGGAACGATCCCGCCGCTGGATTTTGGGTCTGCGCTCGATCGCTGCATCGATGAGTTTAAGCCGACGATGATCGTCTACTCCTGGCGCGATATCCAGATTTATGCACCCGTGGGCGGACGGGGCGGCAATCCGCTACAAAATGCCTTTGAGTTTTACTATGCCCGCAATCCCTTCACCAGACTACGGGGGGCACTCGGCGGACTGCGAATGGTGTCCTCCTACCTGACGGAACTCTGGCGCAATCAAAATCTGATCCAGCGGGGATTGAAGCGTGCCCGTCGCTATTCTCCGCAGGTGCGGACGGTGGTAGGCGGCGGTGCGGTGAGCGTGTTTTATGAGCAGTTGGGCAAGGTGCTGCCCCAGGGCACGATTATTTCCGTGGGCGAGGGTGAGGCGCTGCTGGAAAAACTGCTGCGCGGACAGGACTTCTCGAACGAACGCTGTTATGTGGTGGGCGAAACGACCCCTCGCGATCGCCTGATCCACGAACAGCCTGCTCCCCTGGAAAAAACCGCCTGCAACTACGACTACATCGCGGAAATCTGGTCGGACTTTGACTATTACCTGCAAGAGGGCGACTTTTATATTGGCGTACAAACAAAGCGGGGCTGTCCCCACAACTGCTGCTACTGCGTCTATACGGTGGTAGAAGGCAAGCAGGTGCGGATCAATCCGGCTGAGGAAGTCGTCGAGGAAATGCGCCAGCTCTACGATCGGGGTGTTCGCAACTTCTGGTTTACCGATGCCCAGTTTATTCCAGCGCGGCGGTTTATGGGAGATGCGATCGAGCTGCTGCAAAAGATCATGGATGCGGGCATGACGGATATCCACTGGGCTTCGTACATTCGGGCAGATAATTTGACGCCGGAACTGTGCGACCTGATGGTGAAAACGGGGATGAACTACTTTGAGATTGGCATTACCAGCGGTTCCCAGGAACTCGTTCGCAAGATGCGGATGGGCTACAACCTGCGGACGGTGCTGCAAAACTGCCGCGATTTGAAAGCCGCCGGATTTAATGATCTGGTGTCGATCAATTATTCGTTTAACGTGATCGACGAGACGTTCGATACCATTCGCCAGACGATCGCCTACCACCGGGAGATGGAGCGGATTTTCGGTGCAGATAAGGTGGAGCCTGCCATCTTCTTCATTGGACTCCAGCCCCACACCCATCTGGAAGACTACGCTTTCAAGAACAATATTCTGAAGCGCGGCTATAACCCTCTCGCGATCTACTTCCCCTGGGTTGCCAAAAAGCTGCTCTGGAATCCGGAACCGCTCGGCTCTTTCTTTGGCGAAGTTTGCCTGGAGGCATGGCGACGGAATCCCAACGACTTCGGGCGAGAAGTGATGAACATCCTGGAGGAACGGCTGGGGGTTGCCCCGCTGGAGGAAGCGTTGACTGCGCCAATCGACTCAAAGGCAACGAAGGAACTGACAGCAGTTTGA
- a CDS encoding WecB/TagA/CpsF family glycosyltransferase: protein MPDLLQAPRRSTVLGLPIHLLSDYPGWLLSQAKHSSGAHVVTLNAEMAMQAEKTPNLAAVIRSAELVIPDGAGVVLYLRLRGQKVQRCPGIELAEALLRQMPLLGTEGTVFFYGGAPGVAQSAADRLQYRIPGLKIAGVQHGYLSEEERSQLDETLRRLQPRLILVGLGVPRQELWIAEHRYLCPDSIWIGVGGSFDIWSGKKTRAPGWLANNHLEWVYRLYQEPWRWRRMLALPKFALRALTDAR, encoded by the coding sequence ATGCCCGATTTGCTTCAGGCTCCCAGGCGATCGACCGTTCTGGGACTGCCAATCCATCTACTGTCTGACTATCCTGGCTGGCTGCTGTCTCAGGCGAAGCATTCCTCTGGTGCCCATGTGGTGACGCTCAATGCGGAAATGGCGATGCAGGCAGAGAAAACGCCTAACCTGGCAGCCGTAATTCGCAGCGCAGAACTGGTGATTCCCGATGGGGCTGGGGTCGTGCTATATCTGCGGCTTCGGGGACAAAAAGTGCAGCGATGCCCCGGCATTGAACTCGCGGAAGCCCTGCTGCGGCAAATGCCCCTGCTGGGAACCGAAGGAACCGTCTTTTTCTACGGAGGTGCGCCCGGTGTGGCACAGTCCGCCGCCGATCGCCTTCAATACCGTATTCCCGGACTGAAAATTGCAGGCGTCCAGCACGGCTACCTTTCAGAGGAAGAGCGATCGCAGCTTGACGAGACCCTGCGACGGCTTCAGCCCCGGCTGATTCTGGTAGGCTTGGGGGTTCCTCGACAGGAACTCTGGATCGCTGAACATCGGTATCTTTGCCCCGACTCAATCTGGATTGGTGTGGGCGGCAGTTTCGATATTTGGTCAGGCAAAAAGACCCGCGCTCCCGGCTGGCTGGCGAATAACCACCTGGAGTGGGTCTATCGGCTGTATCAGGAACCCTGGCGCTGGCGCAGGATGCTGGCTTTGCCAAAATTTGCCCTGCGTGCCCTAACCGATGCGCGTTGA
- a CDS encoding glycoside hydrolase family 15 protein, producing the protein MAAPSTASNHLPSKPSGDLSRDLTLQSRLDTYYQEICAVILDRQHPVTGLLPASTAITAHGNYTDAWVRDNVYSILAVWGLALAYRKLNDDRGRAYELEQSVVKLMRGLLFAMMRQAPKVEKFKVSQGLLDALHAKYDTQTADVVVGDDGWGHLQLDATSLYLLMLAQMTVSGLQIIFTIDEVNFVQNLVYYIGRTYRTPDYGIWERGNKMNHGKPELNASSIGMAKAALEAINGLDLFGVRGSQASVIHVLPDEIARARITLDSLLPRESASKEVDGALLSVIGFPAFAIEDQALVDRTRENVISKLEGNYGCKRFLRDGHQTVIEDITRLHYEPKELKQFEHIECEWPLFFTYLMLDALFRGDSAQAEAYYQKLQPLQVERDGFKLLPELYYVPAEKIDAERSNPRSQTRLPNENLPLVWAQSLYLLGQMIRDGLVAIDEIDPLGRYRRAGKRQAPLVQIALLAEDETLQAELATYGIACQTPAQVSPIQVRRAEELSHVYYQIGRNDKLKLTGRPVRRLRSLTTSRIFRVRGETIVFLPSFLDSQQFYLTLDYHFLVAQIKGELAYIRRHWHQLGRPTMTLLLTHAMFQTEADNGSGDGVIESSPLLKLLRELQNGSCNGVPVKVGDLKQMMLTAGTERVDFIHDFDFAEASVQNAAPAEYYLTFYPDRNAPLSNTQEFLLAYETNIPRLLDLLRQSVNLYEQVDLLENLSNLCAQDFDTGLGGPGQKVTIAMLLDEIYGKASQAKLWAIIRRVAGLLNKVDVALSDAVTDILVRGKQISVGKAYTEASLIISPLPASDIMDKIQHFCSSDVRERPLTQEVLIYLSVLIKTDPQLFKGLLTLRVSYLILLITSELARERQITPDEAYEQLMRLSPFEIKSRLMEVLAGYNTLNQSLFQQESLHVRQIGTNTGTNPEAIEWVISAEANSEAPAQSIDWWKQRQRDGALNRVPTGFYPKVWQVMRHCKGVVIGDKLDRRNRLDSEVLLAEMTPGEKNFALRVEHLLNNIQAPEYRQVNIEALMELAAIADRNPDLQIEEYVVLDVLIGHAVRLAWLDHHPEAADSYDQQKGTAWRSFYETSPYVCAKYVAKALRFLMELGQSPATRTAISA; encoded by the coding sequence ATGGCTGCTCCTTCGACTGCCTCCAATCATCTGCCCAGTAAGCCCTCTGGCGATTTGTCCCGCGATCTCACCCTGCAAAGCCGCCTGGATACCTATTACCAGGAAATCTGCGCCGTCATTCTCGATCGCCAGCATCCGGTCACGGGTCTTTTGCCTGCCAGCACTGCAATCACGGCACACGGCAACTACACCGATGCCTGGGTGCGAGACAACGTTTATAGCATTCTGGCGGTTTGGGGACTGGCACTGGCATATCGCAAGCTGAACGACGATCGCGGCAGAGCCTATGAGCTGGAACAGAGCGTCGTTAAACTGATGCGCGGCTTGCTGTTTGCCATGATGCGGCAGGCACCCAAAGTCGAGAAGTTCAAAGTCTCCCAGGGGTTGCTGGATGCCCTCCATGCCAAGTACGACACCCAGACTGCCGATGTGGTAGTGGGCGATGACGGCTGGGGACACCTGCAACTGGATGCCACGTCGCTGTACTTGCTGATGCTGGCGCAAATGACGGTTTCCGGGCTGCAAATCATCTTCACGATCGATGAAGTGAACTTTGTGCAAAACCTGGTGTATTACATCGGGCGCACCTACCGCACGCCGGATTATGGCATCTGGGAGCGGGGCAACAAGATGAACCACGGCAAGCCCGAACTGAACGCCTCTTCGATCGGCATGGCAAAGGCAGCGCTGGAGGCGATCAACGGGCTGGATCTGTTTGGGGTGAGGGGCAGTCAGGCTTCGGTGATTCACGTTTTGCCGGACGAGATTGCCAGGGCACGGATTACGCTGGATTCGCTGCTGCCCAGAGAGTCTGCTTCTAAGGAAGTCGATGGGGCACTGCTGAGCGTGATTGGCTTTCCGGCATTTGCAATCGAGGATCAAGCTCTGGTCGATCGCACTCGCGAGAACGTGATTTCCAAGCTGGAAGGGAACTACGGCTGCAAACGATTCCTGCGGGACGGACACCAGACCGTGATTGAAGACATCACCCGCCTGCACTACGAGCCAAAGGAACTGAAGCAGTTTGAGCATATCGAGTGCGAGTGGCCCCTCTTCTTTACCTATCTGATGCTGGATGCCCTGTTTCGCGGCGATTCTGCTCAGGCGGAGGCATACTACCAGAAACTTCAGCCGCTTCAGGTGGAGCGGGACGGCTTTAAGCTGTTGCCCGAACTCTACTATGTACCTGCCGAAAAAATTGACGCTGAGCGATCGAATCCCCGCAGCCAAACTCGCTTGCCGAATGAGAACCTGCCGCTGGTGTGGGCGCAAAGCCTGTATCTGCTGGGGCAGATGATTCGGGATGGGCTGGTGGCGATCGATGAAATTGATCCGCTGGGGCGGTATCGCAGGGCGGGCAAGCGACAGGCTCCCCTGGTACAGATTGCGCTGCTGGCAGAAGACGAAACGCTTCAGGCAGAACTCGCGACCTATGGGATCGCCTGCCAAACTCCGGCACAGGTGTCGCCAATCCAGGTGAGACGGGCAGAGGAACTGTCCCACGTTTACTACCAGATTGGACGCAACGATAAGCTAAAGCTCACGGGTCGTCCGGTGCGGCGGCTCCGCAGTTTGACCACTTCACGGATTTTCAGGGTTCGAGGCGAAACGATCGTCTTTCTGCCCTCCTTCCTGGACTCGCAGCAGTTTTACCTGACGCTGGACTATCACTTCCTGGTGGCGCAGATTAAGGGCGAACTGGCATACATTCGGCGGCACTGGCATCAGCTAGGCAGACCGACGATGACGCTGCTGCTGACCCATGCCATGTTTCAAACGGAGGCGGACAACGGTTCTGGGGATGGGGTGATCGAATCTTCGCCGCTGCTGAAGCTACTGAGGGAATTGCAGAACGGAAGCTGCAACGGCGTCCCCGTGAAGGTAGGCGACCTGAAGCAGATGATGCTGACCGCAGGTACAGAGCGGGTAGACTTTATCCACGACTTTGATTTTGCTGAGGCTTCGGTGCAGAATGCGGCTCCGGCGGAGTATTACCTCACCTTCTATCCCGATCGCAATGCGCCCTTGAGCAACACCCAGGAATTTTTGCTGGCATACGAGACGAACATTCCGCGCCTGCTGGATCTGCTGCGGCAGTCGGTGAACCTGTACGAGCAGGTCGATCTGCTGGAAAACCTCAGCAATTTGTGCGCTCAGGACTTCGATACGGGGTTAGGCGGTCCAGGGCAGAAAGTGACGATCGCCATGCTGCTGGATGAGATCTACGGCAAGGCAAGCCAGGCAAAGCTTTGGGCAATTATTCGGCGGGTGGCGGGACTGCTGAACAAGGTGGATGTGGCGCTGTCCGATGCGGTAACGGATATTCTGGTGCGGGGCAAGCAGATTTCGGTAGGTAAGGCTTACACCGAGGCTTCACTGATTATCAGTCCCCTGCCCGCGTCGGACATTATGGACAAGATCCAGCATTTTTGCAGCAGCGATGTCCGCGAACGTCCGCTGACGCAGGAAGTCCTGATTTATCTGAGCGTTTTGATTAAGACCGATCCCCAGCTATTTAAGGGACTGCTGACGCTACGGGTGAGCTACCTGATTCTGCTAATTACCAGCGAACTGGCACGGGAACGACAGATTACCCCAGATGAAGCCTACGAACAGCTAATGCGCCTCAGTCCGTTTGAGATCAAGTCGCGGCTGATGGAGGTTCTCGCAGGCTACAACACCCTGAATCAATCCCTGTTCCAGCAGGAATCCCTCCACGTCCGGCAGATTGGCACGAATACAGGGACGAATCCAGAGGCGATCGAGTGGGTGATCTCCGCCGAGGCAAATTCAGAGGCTCCGGCTCAATCGATCGACTGGTGGAAGCAGCGGCAGCGGGATGGGGCACTCAACCGGGTTCCCACCGGATTTTATCCAAAAGTATGGCAGGTGATGCGTCACTGTAAGGGCGTGGTGATTGGGGATAAGCTCGATCGCCGCAACCGTCTGGACAGTGAGGTGCTGCTGGCAGAAATGACCCCCGGCGAGAAAAACTTTGCCCTGCGGGTGGAGCATCTGCTAAACAACATTCAGGCTCCGGAATACCGTCAGGTCAACATCGAGGCACTGATGGAACTAGCTGCCATTGCCGATCGCAACCCGGATTTGCAGATCGAAGAATACGTTGTGCTGGATGTGCTGATTGGTCACGCGGTGCGACTGGCATGGCTGGATCACCATCCGGAGGCAGCGGATTCCTACGATCAGCAGAAAGGGACGGCATGGCGATCGTTCTACGAGACTTCGCCCTATGTCTGCGCCAAGTACGTCGCGAAGGCACTGCGCTTCCTGATGGAACTGGGGCAAAGTCCAGCGACTCGGACAGCAATTTCCGCGTAG